One part of the Sphingobium yanoikuyae genome encodes these proteins:
- a CDS encoding nitrate reductase, which translates to MAQAIRTTCAYCGVGCGIAATPTGPRSVIIKGDEAHPANGGRLCSKGTHLGETVGLTGRLLHPMIGKRRASWDKALDLVAKKFRETIERHGPDSVAFYVSGQLLTEDYYVANKLMKGFIGSANIDTNSRLCMSSAVAGHNRAFGEDVVPASYDDLEQADLIILVGSNTAWCHPIVYQRIQAARAARGTKLVVIDPRRTETCEGADLHLPIRPGSDVALMTGLLAWCDAQGVTDPAYLADHVNAPDGFWDHVRTGHDLWTTAQACDIDPALLKAFFELFAATPRTVTLFSQGINQSIRGTDQVNAIINVHLATGRIGKPGAAPFSITGQPNAMGGREVGGLASTLAAHMDFAPENVARVGRFWAAPQMASKPGLKAVDLFRAIDEGRIKALWIMATNPAVSLPDAGRVRDALEAIPFLVVSDIIADTDSSTHAHVRLPAAGWGEKDGTVTNSDRTISRQRPFMALPGEARPDWWIITQVARRMGWKNAFAYDRPADIWREHARLTAYQNEGQRLLNLRAQAAIGNDAYDAMDSFRWGGVPFADGHFPTPDGKARLVLTKQMDLQGPLRDWPLTLNTGRYRDQWHTMTRTGLAPKLARHREEPLVEIHPQDADVLGLADRDLARVSTAQGNSIFRVSISDGQRPGEIFTPIHWTDQISSGGRTGLLPRPLVDPHSGQPGFKSTPAAVEKISTQWQGFLILRGQEPVNLPCLWATRVAVPGGALYELAGNGDAARLEACLPRGERVEAIDHVRGSRRVAIIQDGRLAGVLFVTRTGLLPSRDWLIGQLAADDVGATVLAARGPGSQPDKGATICVCFDIGLNQIVAAIRDQKLVDVPAIGKALGAGTNCGSCRPAIANILAQTSQETLHAAE; encoded by the coding sequence ATGGCGCAGGCGATCCGCACCACCTGCGCCTATTGCGGCGTCGGCTGCGGCATCGCCGCCACGCCGACCGGGCCGCGCTCGGTCATCATCAAGGGGGACGAGGCGCATCCGGCCAACGGCGGGCGCCTCTGTTCCAAGGGCACCCATCTGGGCGAGACGGTGGGCCTGACCGGCCGGCTGCTCCATCCGATGATCGGCAAGCGCCGCGCCAGTTGGGACAAGGCGCTTGATCTGGTCGCGAAGAAATTTCGCGAGACGATCGAGCGTCATGGCCCGGACAGCGTGGCCTTCTATGTCTCGGGCCAGTTGCTGACCGAGGATTATTATGTCGCCAACAAGCTGATGAAGGGCTTCATCGGGTCGGCGAACATCGACACCAACAGCCGCCTGTGCATGTCGAGCGCGGTCGCTGGCCATAATCGCGCCTTTGGCGAGGATGTGGTGCCGGCCAGCTATGATGATCTGGAACAGGCCGACCTCATCATCCTCGTCGGCTCCAACACCGCCTGGTGCCACCCGATCGTCTATCAGCGCATTCAGGCCGCCCGCGCCGCGCGCGGCACGAAGCTGGTCGTGATCGACCCGCGCCGCACCGAAACCTGCGAGGGCGCGGACCTTCATCTGCCGATCCGGCCCGGCAGCGACGTCGCGCTGATGACCGGGCTGCTCGCCTGGTGCGATGCGCAGGGCGTGACCGATCCGGCCTATCTGGCCGATCATGTGAACGCGCCCGACGGATTCTGGGATCATGTCCGCACCGGCCATGACCTGTGGACGACGGCCCAGGCCTGCGACATCGACCCGGCGCTGCTGAAGGCCTTTTTCGAGCTGTTCGCCGCGACCCCGCGCACCGTCACCCTGTTCAGCCAGGGCATCAACCAGTCGATCCGCGGCACCGATCAGGTCAATGCGATCATCAATGTCCACCTCGCCACGGGGCGCATCGGCAAGCCGGGCGCGGCGCCCTTCTCCATCACCGGCCAGCCCAACGCCATGGGCGGGCGCGAGGTCGGTGGTCTCGCCTCGACGCTCGCCGCGCATATGGACTTCGCGCCGGAAAATGTCGCCCGCGTCGGCCGCTTCTGGGCCGCGCCGCAGATGGCGAGCAAGCCGGGGCTGAAGGCGGTCGACCTGTTTCGCGCCATCGACGAAGGCCGGATCAAGGCCCTCTGGATCATGGCGACCAATCCCGCCGTCTCGCTGCCCGATGCCGGCCGGGTGCGCGACGCGCTGGAGGCGATCCCCTTCCTGGTCGTGTCGGACATCATCGCCGACACCGACAGTAGTACCCACGCCCATGTCCGCCTGCCGGCCGCCGGCTGGGGCGAAAAGGACGGCACGGTCACCAATTCGGATCGCACCATCAGCCGCCAGCGCCCGTTCATGGCATTGCCCGGCGAGGCCCGGCCCGACTGGTGGATCATCACCCAGGTCGCCCGCCGCATGGGCTGGAAAAACGCCTTCGCCTATGATCGGCCGGCTGACATCTGGCGCGAACATGCGCGCCTGACCGCTTATCAGAATGAGGGGCAGAGGCTGCTCAACCTGCGGGCGCAGGCGGCGATCGGTAACGACGCCTATGACGCGATGGACAGTTTCCGCTGGGGCGGGGTGCCCTTTGCCGACGGACATTTTCCGACCCCGGACGGCAAGGCGCGGCTGGTGCTCACGAAGCAGATGGATTTGCAGGGGCCGCTGCGCGACTGGCCGCTGACGCTCAACACCGGTCGCTATCGCGATCAATGGCACACGATGACCCGCACGGGTCTGGCGCCCAAGCTGGCGCGTCATCGCGAGGAGCCGCTGGTCGAAATCCACCCGCAGGATGCCGATGTGCTGGGCCTGGCCGATCGCGATCTGGCGCGGGTGTCGACCGCGCAGGGCAACAGCATCTTCCGCGTCAGCATCAGCGACGGGCAGCGGCCGGGCGAAATCTTCACCCCGATCCACTGGACCGACCAGATATCGAGCGGCGGGCGTACCGGCCTGCTACCGCGTCCGCTGGTCGATCCGCATTCCGGCCAGCCCGGCTTCAAGTCGACCCCGGCCGCGGTCGAGAAGATCTCGACCCAATGGCAGGGCTTCCTGATCCTGCGCGGGCAGGAGCCAGTGAATCTGCCCTGCCTCTGGGCAACGCGGGTCGCGGTGCCGGGCGGGGCGCTCTATGAACTGGCCGGCAATGGCGATGCCGCCCGACTGGAAGCCTGCCTGCCCAGGGGCGAGCGGGTCGAGGCGATCGATCATGTGCGCGGCAGTCGCCGGGTCGCGATCATCCAGGACGGCCGGCTGGCCGGCGTCCTGTTCGTCACCCGCACCGGCCTGTTGCCCTCGCGCGACTGGCTGATCGGCCAGTTGGCGGCCGACGATGTCGGCGCAACCGTGCTGGCCGCCCGC
- a CDS encoding nitrate/nitrite transporter: MATAYWDREGEAASAPATTSFWKAGHAPTLIAAFLYFDLAFMVWVLLGPLAPMIAKTLALTPAEKGLMVATPTLAGALLRVVNGLLVDRIGPKRSGAISQIIVIAGLFLAWLMGVNSFGGTLVLGVILGFAGASFAIALPLASRWYPPEHQGKAMGLAGMGNSGTVLASLFAPMLAKAFGWNAVLGLACIPLSIVFVAYMIMAKDAPNAPPAKRLVDYFEPLKTADAWWLMAFYAVTFGGFVGLAASLPIYFTDQFGLTPIIAGYCTAACVFAGSLVRPMGGALADRIGGVKALMIVYVVAALALAGVSQATTLASALALFVLAMLALGTGNGSVFQLVPQRFQAEIGVMTGLVGMAGGIGGFYLASSLGLAKQLTGSFAPGFLIFAGLAVMALLGVALVKAKWRANWTSGARI, encoded by the coding sequence ATGGCTACTGCTTATTGGGACCGCGAAGGGGAGGCCGCATCGGCCCCCGCCACGACAAGCTTCTGGAAGGCCGGCCACGCGCCGACCCTGATTGCCGCCTTTCTCTATTTCGACCTGGCCTTCATGGTCTGGGTCTTGCTGGGGCCGCTGGCGCCGATGATCGCCAAGACGCTGGCGCTGACGCCCGCGGAAAAGGGGCTGATGGTGGCGACACCGACACTCGCCGGCGCGCTGCTTCGCGTCGTCAACGGCCTGCTGGTCGATCGCATCGGCCCGAAGCGCTCCGGCGCGATCAGCCAGATCATCGTCATCGCCGGCCTGTTCCTGGCCTGGCTGATGGGCGTCAACAGTTTTGGCGGTACATTGGTGCTGGGCGTGATCCTGGGCTTTGCCGGCGCCAGCTTCGCGATCGCGCTGCCGCTCGCCAGCCGCTGGTATCCGCCCGAGCATCAGGGCAAGGCGATGGGCCTTGCCGGCATGGGCAATTCGGGCACGGTGCTGGCCTCGCTGTTCGCGCCGATGCTGGCCAAGGCATTTGGCTGGAATGCGGTGCTCGGTCTTGCCTGCATCCCGCTGTCGATCGTTTTCGTCGCCTATATGATCATGGCCAAGGACGCGCCCAACGCGCCGCCGGCCAAGCGGCTGGTTGATTATTTCGAGCCGCTCAAGACGGCGGACGCCTGGTGGCTGATGGCCTTCTATGCCGTCACCTTCGGTGGCTTCGTCGGGCTGGCGGCATCACTGCCCATCTATTTCACCGACCAGTTTGGGCTGACCCCGATCATCGCGGGCTATTGCACCGCAGCCTGCGTCTTCGCCGGGTCGCTGGTGCGGCCGATGGGCGGCGCGCTGGCGGATCGGATCGGCGGCGTGAAGGCGTTGATGATCGTCTATGTCGTCGCGGCGCTGGCGCTCGCCGGGGTGTCGCAGGCGACGACATTGGCCAGTGCGCTGGCCCTGTTCGTCCTTGCCATGCTGGCGCTGGGCACCGGCAATGGCTCGGTCTTCCAACTGGTGCCGCAGCGTTTCCAGGCGGAAATCGGCGTGATGACCGGCCTAGTCGGCATGGCGGGCGGCATTGGTGGCTTCTACCTCGCCAGTTCGCTGGGCCTGGCCAAGCAACTGACCGGCAGCTTCGCGCCCGGCTTCCTGATCTTCGCCGGTCTTGCCGTGATGGCCCTGCTGGGCGTGGCGCTGGTCAAGGCGAAGTGGCGCGCCAACTGGACCAGCGGGGCCCGCATCTGA
- the nirD gene encoding nitrite reductase small subunit NirD — protein sequence MIPNTQVGTWLDIGPVDQISPGNARTLPVRGGEEIAIFHTQDNQFYALVNKCPHKQGPLSQGIVHGSVVACPLHNWNISLKTGKALGSDEGCVPTIPLKVEAGRIFLLREAVIPVPSAAKAA from the coding sequence ATGATCCCGAACACCCAAGTCGGCACCTGGCTGGACATTGGCCCCGTCGATCAGATCTCGCCCGGCAATGCCCGCACCCTGCCGGTGCGCGGCGGCGAGGAAATCGCCATCTTCCACACGCAGGACAACCAGTTCTACGCGCTGGTCAACAAGTGCCCGCACAAGCAGGGACCGCTGAGCCAAGGCATCGTCCATGGATCGGTCGTTGCCTGCCCGCTGCACAATTGGAACATCTCGCTCAAGACCGGCAAGGCACTGGGCAGCGATGAAGGCTGCGTCCCCACCATTCCGCTCAAGGTCGAGGCGGGCCGCATCTTCCTGCTGCGCGAGGCGGTCATTCCCGTGCCCAGCGCGGCAAAGGCGGCCTGA
- a CDS encoding ANTAR domain-containing response regulator, translating into MRIVIIDDSGLRATVLEEGLREAGYDDIHIVPPRGAFVARLERMAPDVVLMDLGSPSRDTLEEMLTVSRALARPIAMFVDQSDDAMIGAAIDAGVSAYVVDGLRKERVKPVLELAVRRFNAFARMQSELDEARTALADRKIIDRAKSILMNQRSLSEQDAYALLRSSAMNQGKKIVDVAQALITASDLLGGGI; encoded by the coding sequence ATGCGAATTGTCATCATCGACGACAGCGGATTGAGAGCGACGGTCCTGGAAGAAGGGCTGCGTGAGGCGGGCTATGACGATATTCATATCGTCCCGCCCCGCGGCGCCTTCGTTGCCCGGCTGGAGCGGATGGCGCCCGATGTGGTGCTGATGGATCTGGGCAGCCCCAGTCGCGACACGCTGGAGGAGATGCTGACGGTCAGCCGCGCGCTTGCCCGGCCGATCGCGATGTTCGTCGATCAGTCCGACGATGCAATGATCGGCGCGGCGATCGATGCCGGCGTGTCGGCCTATGTCGTCGACGGCCTGCGCAAGGAGCGGGTGAAGCCGGTGCTGGAATTGGCGGTGCGACGTTTCAATGCCTTTGCCCGCATGCAGTCGGAACTGGACGAGGCGCGCACCGCGCTGGCCGACCGCAAGATCATCGACCGGGCGAAATCGATCCTGATGAACCAGCGCAGCCTGTCCGAGCAGGATGCCTATGCGCTGCTGCGGTCGAGCGCGATGAACCAGGGCAAGAAGATCGTGGATGTGGCGCAGGCGCTGATTACCGCCAGCGACCTGCTGGGAGGGGGCATATGA
- the nirB gene encoding nitrite reductase large subunit NirB — protein sequence MDFQDGIDPVTQDEDTVLPPVGQAREHLVVIGNGMAGCRAVEELLARDAGRYRVTIFGAEPYVNYNRIMLSPVLAGEKTFEQIVINDAAWYADNGIELIAGDPVKAIDRASKTVSSQSGRTIGYDKLLIATGSDPFIIPVPGKDLPGVISFRDMKDVDTMLAAAADGGSAVVIGGGLLGLEAAHGLTLRGMKVTVIHLMDTLMERQLDEAAGWLLKTALEGRGQTILTGANTEAIYGDGKVEGVRLKDGREIPASLVVMAVGIRPATALARDAGLAVNRGIQVDDHMVTSDPDVLAVGECVEHDGNVYGLVAPLWDMCRSLADGLTDQHSGYKGSVTSTKLKVAGLDVFSAGDFSGGEGCEDIVLRDASRGVYKRVIVKDDKLIGAVLYGDTVDGGWYFDLLKREENVADMRDMLIFGQAFASGGGALDPKAAVAALSDEAEICGCNGVAKGQVVSCIAKGAHSLDAVRATCKASASCGSCTGLVETLLALTLGDDVQSGPKTMCKCTSFTHDDVRREIVAQDMRSIPEVMQKLNWSTPEGCSSCRPALNYYLLCALPGEYQDDQRSRFVNERMHANIQKDGTYSVVPRMWGGLTNPRELRAIADVVEKYNAPMVKVTGGQRLDIFGIRKEDLPAVWADLNAAGMVSGHAYGKSLRTVKTCVGSEWCRFGTQDSTGLGVKLEHMTWGSWMPHKFKIAASGCPRNCAEATIKDFGVVCVDSGYELHVGGNGGIHVRATDLLCKVATEQEALDYCAAFIQLYREEARYLERTAPWIERVGVDYVKSRIVADDVGREALRARFLFSQQFMQDDPWARRAAGEDAELHQHLAEVRPMETLA from the coding sequence ATGGACTTTCAGGACGGGATCGACCCGGTCACGCAGGATGAGGACACTGTCCTGCCGCCCGTGGGGCAAGCACGGGAACATCTGGTCGTCATCGGCAACGGCATGGCCGGCTGCCGCGCGGTCGAGGAATTGCTGGCGCGCGATGCGGGGCGCTATCGCGTCACCATCTTCGGCGCCGAACCCTATGTGAACTATAACCGGATCATGCTTTCGCCGGTGCTGGCGGGCGAAAAGACGTTCGAGCAGATCGTCATCAACGACGCCGCCTGGTATGCCGACAATGGCATCGAACTGATCGCCGGGGATCCGGTAAAGGCCATCGACCGGGCCTCGAAGACCGTCTCCAGCCAGTCGGGCCGCACCATCGGCTATGACAAGCTGCTGATCGCGACCGGTTCCGATCCGTTCATCATCCCGGTGCCCGGCAAGGATCTGCCCGGCGTCATCAGCTTCCGTGACATGAAGGATGTCGACACCATGCTCGCCGCTGCTGCGGATGGCGGCAGCGCGGTGGTGATCGGCGGCGGCCTGCTCGGCCTGGAAGCCGCCCATGGCCTGACCCTGCGCGGCATGAAGGTGACCGTCATCCACCTGATGGACACGCTGATGGAGCGGCAACTGGACGAGGCGGCCGGCTGGCTGCTCAAGACCGCGCTCGAAGGACGCGGCCAGACCATCCTGACCGGCGCCAACACCGAAGCCATTTATGGCGACGGCAAGGTCGAGGGCGTTCGCCTGAAGGACGGCCGCGAGATCCCGGCCAGCCTGGTGGTGATGGCGGTCGGCATCCGCCCCGCGACCGCGCTGGCCCGCGACGCCGGCCTGGCCGTCAATCGCGGCATCCAGGTCGACGATCATATGGTCACCAGCGATCCCGACGTGCTGGCGGTCGGCGAATGCGTCGAACATGACGGTAATGTCTATGGCCTGGTCGCGCCGCTGTGGGACATGTGCCGGAGTCTCGCCGATGGCCTGACCGACCAGCATTCGGGCTATAAGGGCTCGGTCACTTCGACCAAGCTCAAGGTCGCGGGGCTGGACGTCTTTTCCGCCGGTGACTTTTCCGGCGGCGAGGGGTGTGAGGATATCGTCCTGCGCGACGCCTCGCGCGGCGTCTACAAGCGGGTCATCGTCAAGGACGACAAGCTGATCGGCGCGGTCCTCTATGGCGATACCGTCGATGGCGGCTGGTATTTCGACCTCCTCAAGCGCGAGGAAAATGTCGCCGACATGCGCGACATGCTGATCTTCGGCCAGGCCTTCGCCTCGGGAGGGGGCGCGCTGGACCCTAAGGCGGCCGTTGCGGCGCTCTCGGACGAAGCCGAGATTTGCGGCTGCAACGGCGTAGCCAAGGGCCAGGTCGTCTCGTGCATCGCCAAGGGCGCGCACAGCCTGGATGCGGTCCGCGCCACCTGCAAGGCGTCGGCCAGTTGCGGCAGTTGCACCGGCCTCGTTGAAACCCTGCTGGCGCTGACGCTGGGCGACGATGTCCAGTCGGGGCCGAAGACGATGTGCAAATGCACCAGCTTCACCCATGATGATGTCCGTCGCGAGATCGTGGCGCAGGACATGCGCTCGATCCCCGAAGTCATGCAGAAATTGAACTGGTCGACGCCGGAGGGTTGTTCCTCCTGCCGGCCCGCGCTCAACTATTATCTGCTCTGCGCGCTGCCGGGTGAGTATCAGGACGACCAGCGCAGCCGGTTCGTCAACGAACGCATGCACGCCAATATCCAGAAGGACGGCACCTATTCGGTCGTGCCGCGCATGTGGGGCGGCCTGACCAACCCCAGGGAACTGCGCGCGATCGCCGATGTGGTCGAAAAATATAACGCCCCGATGGTCAAGGTGACCGGCGGCCAGCGGCTGGATATCTTCGGCATCAGGAAGGAAGACCTGCCCGCCGTCTGGGCCGATCTCAATGCTGCGGGCATGGTGTCGGGCCATGCCTATGGCAAGTCGCTGCGCACGGTGAAGACCTGCGTGGGGTCGGAATGGTGCCGCTTCGGCACCCAGGATTCGACCGGTCTTGGCGTCAAGCTGGAACATATGACCTGGGGGTCATGGATGCCCCACAAGTTCAAGATCGCGGCATCGGGTTGCCCCCGCAATTGCGCGGAGGCGACGATCAAGGATTTCGGCGTGGTCTGTGTCGACAGTGGTTATGAACTGCATGTCGGCGGCAATGGCGGCATTCATGTCCGGGCCACCGACCTGCTCTGCAAGGTCGCGACCGAGCAGGAGGCGCTCGATTATTGCGCCGCCTTCATCCAGCTCTACCGCGAGGAAGCCCGCTATCTGGAGCGCACCGCGCCCTGGATCGAGCGCGTCGGCGTCGATTATGTGAAAAGCCGCATCGTCGCGGATGATGTCGGCCGCGAAGCGCTGCGCGCGCGCTTCCTCTTCTCCCAGCAGTTCATGCAGGATGATCCCTGGGCGCGTCGCGCCGCCGGCGAGGACGCCGAACTGCACCAGCATCTGGCCGAAGTCCGCCCCATGGAGACGCTCGCATGA
- a CDS encoding CmpA/NrtA family ABC transporter substrate-binding protein → MSELLRIAFLPLTDVAVLAVARERGFAEEEGIALDLVRTTSWATLRDRLVYGQVQGAQMLAPLAVAVTLGLSQQPAALAAPYKLNVNGNMLVMAPDFARALEPDIARRLADPLGTAHDFAAAIGLWRRKPVIGVVHRFSSHAIMLRYWLASAGIDPDRDVVLRVLPPSLTVEAMRAGEIDGFIAGEPWGSAAIEAGLAETVAIGERIWQRGVEKVLAFRQDWLEANPETVDRLLRALARSAAWCDDPAHHEALADLLSDPRYVDQPADLILRALSGRIVARLGDAPIANPDFMLFAREATAFPWRSQALWIYSQLVRWGMVAHDAETAARAAAVFRPDIFRRALADSGLPMPGASMKLEGALTTPMPVGAHRGDLTLGPDRFFDGRIFDPERIEDFLRDSAPLR, encoded by the coding sequence ATGAGCGAATTGCTGCGGATAGCCTTTCTGCCGCTGACGGACGTGGCCGTGCTGGCGGTCGCGCGCGAACGGGGTTTTGCCGAGGAAGAGGGGATCGCGCTCGATCTGGTGCGGACCACCAGCTGGGCGACGCTGCGCGACCGGCTGGTCTATGGCCAGGTGCAGGGCGCGCAGATGCTGGCGCCGCTGGCCGTGGCGGTCACGCTGGGCCTCAGCCAGCAGCCCGCCGCACTGGCCGCGCCCTACAAGCTCAACGTCAACGGCAATATGCTGGTGATGGCACCGGACTTCGCCAGGGCACTGGAGCCGGACATCGCCCGGCGGCTTGCCGACCCGCTGGGCACTGCCCATGATTTTGCCGCCGCGATCGGCCTGTGGCGGCGCAAGCCGGTGATCGGTGTCGTCCATCGCTTTTCCAGCCATGCGATCATGTTGCGCTATTGGCTGGCGAGCGCGGGCATCGATCCCGATCGGGATGTCGTGCTGCGCGTGCTGCCGCCCTCGCTGACGGTCGAGGCGATGCGGGCGGGTGAAATTGACGGCTTCATCGCCGGCGAACCTTGGGGCAGCGCGGCGATCGAGGCCGGGCTCGCCGAAACCGTCGCGATCGGCGAACGCATTTGGCAGCGGGGGGTGGAGAAGGTTCTGGCCTTTCGGCAGGACTGGCTGGAGGCGAACCCGGAAACGGTCGATCGCCTGTTGCGCGCGCTCGCCCGGTCGGCCGCCTGGTGCGACGATCCGGCGCATCATGAGGCACTCGCCGATCTCCTGTCCGACCCGCGCTATGTCGACCAGCCCGCCGACCTGATCCTGCGTGCGCTGTCGGGGCGGATCGTGGCGCGCCTCGGCGACGCGCCGATCGCCAATCCCGATTTCATGCTGTTCGCGCGCGAAGCGACCGCCTTCCCCTGGCGCAGCCAGGCGCTGTGGATCTATTCGCAGCTGGTCCGCTGGGGCATGGTGGCCCATGATGCGGAAACAGCGGCGCGGGCCGCCGCCGTCTTCCGGCCGGATATTTTCCGCCGGGCGCTGGCCGATAGCGGCCTGCCGATGCCGGGGGCTAGTATGAAACTGGAAGGGGCGCTCACGACCCCGATGCCGGTCGGCGCCCATCGCGGCGACCTGACGCTTGGCCCGGATCGCTTTTTCGACGGGCGAATCTTCGACCCCGAACGGATTGAGGATTTCCTGCGGGATTCTGCGCCCCTCCGTTGA